DNA from Daucus carota subsp. sativus chromosome 1, DH1 v3.0, whole genome shotgun sequence:
gtcactcaattgatacatttgaacGAAACGAGtgatctatttgatatttatccccatattttatattagtatttttaatttttttttgaataaaaaaaatatatactatagttttattcagaaaaaaaattataaaatattaatatttgctatGTGGTCAAAACACCTAAGACTacgtgtaaaaaaattaaacgacTTATATAATGGACCAGAGGGAGTATACAAAATACTAATTTAATGTTTCACGCGGTTGGCACTTGGCAACATTTTCAACtaagtggacaagtattatgGAAAAAAGATTTCTTTCAAAAGAGACTATTATtgtgagacggagggagtaataaccAACCAAAAAACTTCGGAATTTAAAACCAACATGAGACAAACGCCATAGAACTAATAAAAGGGAAGATGTTGTATTCCTCATATTCTTAATGATTTAGGGGGTGTATTCGaatgagattttaatgaattgtttttagtctatggattacattattccaaaattacccttcttgagagttatataataattaatgagggttgaataagagtctacattaatacatttatttattaggagtaaaagtgagaaaatataatctaattaatgtttttttaatatgcgtaattttgTCAAAAACACCTATATTGTGGGACTTGAGGCTCCCTCCTTCCCATGATACATTTCTCgtttgatttttgtttagtCAAATTCATTATATTTCGATAAaagtttatatgtattataatattgaaggaaatagaatatattatatcattgaaAAGCACATATAGTATACTATAAAacgaaattttttattttctaaaatataaatatttattttttaatatttaatcaaaatttggtTAATTTGACTTTTTGAAAACCGAAAGGAGATCGAGGGAGtacttatatttaataatcgTAATTGTTTGTCATAAATAATATGTTTCAaaatgaatataatatgatatattagagtaaatataataacaaatgttgatatattttgaaatctttcataaaaataaataaaaaaaacattgaaATTTGCAAGGAGGAATGCATGTAAATGTAAATGGGTCGGAATAATAGGGATATAGAGTTGGGCTCGGGTGTTTAGGGCCTTTTTATATGATGCGGTATCTAGGGTTTATACATACCACTTGATCACTACCCCCGCCGTTGCCTAAATCCTAAATCACACACACAAAGCTTTACTAGTCGCATCTCTGGTCAAATGGTGAGCTGCTACTCGATCTTAATATTCTCGATCTGTATTTTTACATTCTTATTTAGtcgaattttttatttgttagtaaACGAAATGTTTGTTGGTCTGATTTGTAGGCTCCAAAGAAAGGGGTTAAGCCTGTAGCAGCCAAAAAGAAGGCGgtatggattttttttattatgtttgtgtgtgtttatttGGGTGCATTTATCATATAGTGTTGGTTCTTAATTTGCTAATTGAGTTTAGAGCAGAATATACGAGAAATTGTTGATTATTGAGTTATGTGAAATTAGGATAAGGTGATGAATCCGTTATTTGAGAAGCGCCCAAAGCAGTTTGGGATTGGAGGGGCCATTCCCCCGAAGAGGGATATGCATAGATTTGTTAGATGGCCTAAGGTTGTTCAGATTCAGAGGAAGAGGATGATCCTCAAGCAGCGCTTGAAGGTTCCGCCTGCGTTGAATCAGTTTACGAAGACCCTTGACAAGAATCTGGGTCAGTTACCACTAGAACATTTTTTATAACTGATTGTTTGAATACAATTTTACGTGGTTGGAGTCTTTCGAATTGTGGGTATTGTCCTTTTTCAGATATAAGCTGTCATGTGAACTTTTTATCGCTTCTATTGTCGAATTGTAGTtgaggatttttttttaataatgaaatACTGAAATTTGGATGAAAATTCGATGTTGGGACCCTATTTTCATTACTTTGTATGTCAAAAGACCTTGTGATCAAACAAAGTATTATTGAGAAGGCTCATGAATTAGAATCTTTTTGAAAGCAATATTACGATCATTCTTTATAAAAATTAGTCTGCTTTGGATACTCTGTAATTTTGAATGTAAGAAGCTTGGTTTTGGTTATAAGTTGAGACACTTTGAGTACTGTGGAGTATGTTTTCTTGAAATTGCATTGAAGTACTCAAGTTATCAAGGAGGCCTTTTCTTGAAATGAATCGTCTTTAGTTCATCTGGATTTATTATTTGTCTGTAGTAGTATAAAATGTTGATGGCTAAGTTATACCATTATCACTCTTATAAAAATGCAGCAACAAACCTGTTTAAGATGCTTCTCAAGTATAGGCCAGAAGATAAGGTTGCAAAGAAAGAGCGTCTGCTGAAAAAAGCCCAGGCTGAGACTGAAGGGAAAACTATTGAATCGAAGAAGCCAATTGTTGTGAAGTATGGTCTGAACCATGTTACTTACCTTATTGAACAGGTTTAGTTTACCACACTTATGTGTTTGGTTTTCTATTTATTGAACATCTGCTTTGAGCTATTTTCCAGCTGACACATGGCTGCATTTTGATATTGCAGAACAAAGCACAATTGGTAGTTATAGCTCATGATGTTGATCCAATTGAACTTGTTGTCTGGCTTCCTGCACTCTGCAGAAAGATGGAGATCCCGTATTGCATTGTGAAGGGTAAAGCACGTTTAGGAACTGTAAGTGCCCCTCGTCAAAGCCTTTCTTTATTATCAGAAGGTTATTTTACAGAGAAAAGTTAGCAGTGTTTGAATTTATGTATGTGTATTTTTGCCAGATTGTTCACAAAAAAACTGCATCTGTTTTGTGCCTGACCACTGTGAAAAATGAGGACAAGATGGAGTTCAGTAAAATATTGGAAGCTATTAAGGTGCGTATATAATCAGTTTTTATGTCCTTATTTAACAGAGGATACCAACTGTCCcagctttaataatataaatagaaCTTAAACATTTTTTTGGTTTCTGCAGGCCAATTTTAATGACAAATATGAGGAGTACCGTAAGAAGTGGGGAGGAGGTATTATGGGTTCAAAGTCAC
Protein-coding regions in this window:
- the LOC108220824 gene encoding large ribosomal subunit protein eL8y; translation: MAPKKGVKPVAAKKKADKVMNPLFEKRPKQFGIGGAIPPKRDMHRFVRWPKVVQIQRKRMILKQRLKVPPALNQFTKTLDKNLATNLFKMLLKYRPEDKVAKKERLLKKAQAETEGKTIESKKPIVVKYGLNHVTYLIEQNKAQLVVIAHDVDPIELVVWLPALCRKMEIPYCIVKGKARLGTIVHKKTASVLCLTTVKNEDKMEFSKILEAIKANFNDKYEEYRKKWGGGIMGSKSQAKTRAKERILAKEAAQRMN